The following proteins are co-located in the Massilia litorea genome:
- the map gene encoding type I methionyl aminopeptidase — MAIKLKNDKDIAKMRVAGRMAAEVLEMINEYVVPGVSTEELDRRCNEYIRKVQKATPANVGYHGFPKTLCTSVNGVVCHGIPSEKEILKDGDIVNIDVTVIKDGWHGDTSRMYYAGTPSLEAKRLVDTTYECMMAGIRTVRPGSRLGDVGHAIQKIAEAAGYSVVRDYCGHGIGRVYHEDPQVLHYGRPNTGLLLKEGMTFTVEPMINAGDDEVAQLDDGWTVVTRDGSLSAQWEHMIAVTANGFEILTPWPKA; from the coding sequence ATGGCAATCAAACTCAAGAACGACAAGGACATCGCGAAGATGCGCGTCGCCGGCCGCATGGCCGCCGAAGTCCTGGAAATGATCAATGAATACGTCGTTCCCGGCGTCTCCACCGAAGAACTCGACCGCCGCTGCAACGAGTACATCCGCAAGGTACAGAAGGCAACGCCGGCCAACGTCGGCTACCACGGCTTCCCGAAGACCCTGTGCACCTCGGTGAATGGCGTGGTCTGCCACGGCATCCCGAGCGAAAAGGAAATTTTGAAGGACGGCGACATCGTCAACATCGACGTCACCGTGATCAAGGACGGCTGGCACGGCGACACCAGCCGCATGTACTACGCCGGCACGCCCAGCCTCGAGGCGAAGCGCCTGGTCGACACCACCTATGAATGCATGATGGCGGGCATCCGCACGGTGCGTCCCGGTTCGCGCCTGGGCGACGTCGGCCACGCGATCCAGAAAATCGCCGAGGCCGCCGGTTATTCGGTGGTACGCGACTACTGCGGCCACGGCATCGGCCGCGTCTACCACGAAGACCCGCAGGTGCTGCACTACGGCCGCCCGAACACGGGCCTGCTGCTGAAGGAAGGCATGACGTTTACGGTCGAGCCGATGATCAATGCCGGCGACGACGAAGTGGCCCAGCTCGACGACGGCTGGACCGTGGTGACGCGCGACGGCTCGCTCTCGGCCCAGTGGGAACACATGATCGCGGTCACCGCCAATGGCTTCGAGATCCTGACACCCTGGCCAAAGGCCTGA
- the gap gene encoding type I glyceraldehyde-3-phosphate dehydrogenase → MTIKVAINGYGRIGRNILRAFYEGGKKQDIQIVAINDLGNAESNAHLTRYDTAHGKFPGTVTVEGDNMIVNGDPIRVFAQRNPAEIPWGELGVDVVLECTGFFTTKEKASAHLKGGAKKVIISAPGGKDVDATIVFGVNQDVLKSTDTVISNASCTTNCLAPLVKPLNDAIGLETGLMTTVHAYTNDQVLSDVMHEDLRRARSATMSMIPTKTGAAAAVGLVLPELNGKLDGFAIRVPTINVSLVDLSFIAKRDTTVDEVNSILKSASEGALKGILTYQTEPLVSIDFNHNPASSNFDSTLTKVSGRLVKVSSWYDNEWGFSNRMLDTTVALMNAK, encoded by the coding sequence ATGACGATCAAAGTTGCAATCAACGGCTACGGCCGCATCGGCCGCAACATCCTGCGCGCTTTCTACGAAGGCGGCAAAAAGCAAGACATCCAGATCGTGGCGATCAACGACCTCGGCAATGCCGAGTCGAACGCCCACCTGACCCGCTATGACACCGCCCACGGCAAGTTCCCGGGCACCGTCACGGTCGAAGGCGACAACATGATCGTCAACGGCGATCCGATCCGCGTGTTCGCGCAGCGTAACCCGGCCGAAATCCCATGGGGCGAGCTGGGCGTGGACGTGGTGCTGGAATGCACGGGCTTCTTCACCACCAAGGAAAAGGCATCGGCCCACCTGAAGGGCGGCGCCAAGAAGGTCATCATCTCGGCACCGGGCGGCAAGGATGTGGACGCCACCATCGTCTTCGGCGTCAACCAGGACGTGCTGAAGTCGACCGACACCGTCATTTCGAACGCTTCCTGCACCACCAACTGCCTGGCCCCGCTGGTCAAGCCGCTGAACGACGCCATCGGCCTGGAAACCGGCCTGATGACCACCGTGCACGCCTACACCAACGACCAGGTGCTGTCGGACGTGATGCACGAAGACCTGCGCCGCGCCCGTTCGGCCACCATGAGCATGATCCCGACCAAGACCGGCGCGGCCGCCGCGGTCGGCCTGGTGCTGCCTGAACTGAACGGCAAGCTGGACGGCTTCGCGATCCGCGTGCCGACCATCAACGTCTCGCTGGTCGACCTGTCCTTCATCGCCAAGCGCGACACCACGGTGGACGAGGTCAATTCGATCCTGAAGAGCGCCTCGGAAGGCGCCCTGAAAGGCATCCTGACCTACCAGACCGAGCCGCTGGTCTCGATCGACTTCAACCACAACCCGGCCTCGTCGAACTTCGATTCGACCCTGACCAAGGTCTCGGGCCGCCTGGTGAAAGTCTCGTCGTGGTACGACAACGAGTGGGGCTTCTCGAACCGCATGCTCGACACCACCGTCGCGCTGATGAACGCCAAATAA